The nucleotide sequence AAACAAGCACCTGCATGGCTTGCTGCACAAGATGCGTTAACACAATTATGTGAACAGACTCGTCAATCTTTTGAAACGGGTCATCAAGTAACAGAATATATGCAACAGTTACTTGAGAAAGAGCGTGAAGCAACCGTATTACGTGATGAAACTGCAACTCGTAAACAGCAGATTGAAGCACAAATTGAACGTTTAAGTCAGCCAAGTGGTGCAGAAGACGGACGTTTAATTACATTAGCGGAACGTTTTAATGGTGTTTTATTATCAGAAATTTATGATGATATTACGTTAGACGATGCGCCTTATTTCTCTGCATTATATGGCCCTGCACGTCATGCAATTGTTGTGCAAGATCTCTCGTTGATTCAGGAACAATTAGAAACATTAGAAGATTGCCCTGAAGATCTCTATTTTATCGAAGGTGACCCACAATCTTTCGATGATAGTGTATTTAATGCTCAAGAGATGGATAAAGCGGTTCTTATCAAAAGTACTGATAGACAATGGCGTTATTCTCGCTACCCTGAAATTCCGCTTTTTGGTCGTGCTGCGCGTGAAAATCAATTAGAAATTTTATCGCGTCAGCGTGATGAACTTTCAGAGCTTTACGCAACACAAGCTTTTGATGTGCAGAAGATCCAACGTGCCCACCATGCCTTTAGTCAGTTTGTGGGACAACATATTTCTGTGGCATTTGAGGCTGATCCTGAAGAGAATATTCGCCAGCTTAATCAACGACGTAACGAGCTAGAAAGAGCGTTAGCGCAATACGAAGAGAGTACTCAACAACAGCGTCAACATTATGCACGTACTAAAGAATCGCTGAATCTTCTTAATAAACTTATTCCTCAAGTTAATATCTTGATGGATGAAACTCTGATTGATCGTGTTGAAGAGTTACGCGAAGAGCTGTATGTCGCTGAAGAGTCAATGCGTTACTTACAGCGCCACGAAAAAGCATTAGCAGCATTAGAGCCTATCGCTTCAATCTTGCAAAGTGATCCACAAGCGCATGAACAATTAGCGCAAGATTACGAGCAAGCAAAAGCAGAGCAACAACGTTATCAGCAACAAGCTTTCTTGCTGGTGGAAGTGGTACAGCGCCGCCCACACTTTAGTTATAGTGATGCCGTTGAGATTGTCAGTGAAAATAGTGATCTTAACGAGAAGCTACGTCACCGTTTAGAGATGGCAGAAACAGAACGTGCTACGGCAAGAGAACTTTATCGTCAGCAACAAGCTCAATGTGCTCAATTTAATCAAGTACTTGCCTCATTAAAAAGCTCTTTTGACACTAAATCTGAATTGCTCAGAGAGCTTGAGCAAGAGATGCGTGATACGGGTATCCAGATTGATGTTGGTGCTGAAACAAGAGCAAAAGAGCTACGTGACCAGCGCTATTCTGCGGTAAGTGCAAACCGTACTCGTATTAGTCAACTTGAGCGTGATATCGCATTGAGTGAAGCAGAGCGAGATAATCTCACCAAGAAAATTCGTAAACTTGAGCGTGATTACGTTCAAATTCGTGAGCATGTTGTGAGTGCAAAAGCGGGTTGGTGCGCGGTTATGCGATTAGTGAAAGAAAATGGTATGGAGCGTCGCTTACATCGACGAGACTTTGCTTATCTTTCTGCTGATGAGCTACGTTCAATGTCGGATAAAGCGTTAGGTGCATTACGCCAAGCGGTTGCTGACAATGAATATTTACGTGATGCGTTACGCCGCTCAGAAGATGCGAAATATCCAGATCGTAAAGTTCAGTTCTTTATTGCGGTATACCAGCATTTAAGGGAACGTATTCGTCAAGACATCATTAAAACTGATGATCCGGTTGATGCAATTGAACAGATGGAAATCGAACTTGCTCGCTTAACTGAAGAGTTAACTAGTCGTGAGCAAAAATTAGCGATTAGTTCACGAAGTGTCGCGAATATTATTCGTAAAACTATTCAGCGTGAGCAAAATCGTATCCGTATGTTAAACCAAGGTTTACAAGCAGTTTCATTTGGTCAGGTGCGAGGTGTCCGACTCAACGTCAATATACGTGAAAGTCATCAAGTGTTATTGGATGTGTTATCTGAAGAAGATAACCAGTATCAAGATCTATTTAAAAACCAAAACCTTACTTTCTCTGAAGCAATGGCGAAGCTTTATCAGCGTTTAAACCCTCAAGTGGACATTGGTCAACGTATGCCACAAACCGTGGGTGAAGAGCTGTTAGATTACCGTAATTACCTTGAAATGGATGTTGAAGTTAATCGTGGACCAGAAGGTTGGTTAAAAGCAGAAAGTGGTGCTTTATCAACAGGTGAAGCGATTGGTACGGGGATGTCAATTCTGGTTATGGTGGTACAAAGCTGGGAAGAAGAATCGCGACGTTTAAGAGGAAAAGATATCTCTCCTTGTCGTTTACTCTTCCTCGATGAAGCTGCGCGTTTAGATGCGAAATCTATTGCAACGTTATTTGAGCTTTGCGACCGTCTTGATATGCAGTTAATTATTGCGGCACCAGAAAATATCAGCCCAGAAAAAGGAACAACCTATAAATTAGTGCGTAAAGTGTTCAACGGCACTGAACATGTACATGTTGTTGGCTTAAAAGGTTTTGGTCAACAGGCTGAGAAAGATAAAATCGGATCATCAAATGTTGCTGAAATAACAGAATAATTTTATCCCATTATTAGCCTCAAAAGGGCAAGAATAAAGGCGCTGCGGGCTTATGCTTATAGCGCCTTCTTTTTTCAAAGTGTTACATAGATCAAAAAATGAAAGCAAATTAACAAAAAAATGAAATCTTAAGTGGTATAACGTGCGCCATATCTCATTTAAATGTAATCATGATGTTTATGATTGTTCCCGTATGTGATTAATATAAAAATTTAAAGGAAAAAGAATGCGTAAAGTCACGTTAGCTTTTAGTGCAATTGCTTTAGCGTTAAGCTTAAACGGCGCAGCAATGGCAAAAGTACATCTACCAGAAGTTGTTAGCCCAGGTGTTACTGTTGCACAACTTGCACAACAACAACCAATTCATTGGGTTTCTGTTGCTGATATTGAAAAAAGCCTTGCAGGTCAAGCACCGATGGCGGTTGGTTTTGATATTGATGACACCGTTCTGTTCTCAAGCCCTGGTTTCTACCGTGGTAAACTAGAATACTCTCCAAACGATTTCAGCTACCTGAAAAACCCAGAATTCTGGAACAAAATGAATAATGAGTGGGATAAATTCAGTATGCCTAAACAAGTCGGTATCGATCTTGTTCAGATGCACCTAAAACGTGGGGATACTGTTTATTTCATTACTGGTCGTACTCAAACTAAAACTGAGACTGTGACCAAATATGTACAAGAAGGCTTAAACATTCCTGCTGATAAAATGCAGCCGGTTATTTTTGCTGGTGACCAACCTGGCGCAAATAACAAAGTAAGCTGGATGCGTGATCATAAACTGAAAATTTACTACGGTGATGCTGATGCTGATATCGCAGCAGCAGATGAACTGAATATCCGTGGTATTCGTATTCTGCGTGCGGCTAACTCTTCTTACCAACCACTGCCAAAAGCAGGCCAGTTTGGTGAAGAAGTTGTTATCAATTCAGAGTATTAATCTTTACCCTTTGTTTACCTTTATTTGTAAGGCGTAGGAAACTGCGCCTTTTTCTATTTTAAAATACCTTCCATTTAAATAATCTTATTTATCTATTCACAATTCTTTATTATTTCCTGAACGCTTATTTTCAATATGTCTATTTTTTGTTCTTTTATTGTATCTTTCATTTAAATTATATATTTGAAGATAAAAGCAGCTAGATGGTCTTTTTTTGATTAAATAAAACCAAATTTCTATCAGGGGCTTACAAAACTTTAAAAATATTAGTTTATTCCTATAAAACTCTTTGCCTAGCTCATCTAATATTCTAGGATACCAAAATAATAATAAGGAATGAGGGTAGAGGATTTATGGCGCATCAACCAATTAAAAGAGCAATCGCATATTCAGTTGTTATAGGTACACTCCTTTCTGGTCATTATGCAATAGCCACAGAAACAGAGTCGGTGACTTTATCTACACCCGAAACAGAAAACGCAACATTAGTTCCTGTCACTAGTGAAGTTATGCCAGCACCTGCAATTGTGGTTATGAAGGTTCCACAATTGACTGAGTTAGCAGTAAGAACAAAACTACAATCATGGAGCTCAACGGGATATAAACCGTTATATTTAAACCAGTTAGTGAAAGTTTACCAAGCAAGTGATTTAGCATTAATCTGGCAAGATGAAAAAACAGTACAGCAATTACAGCAACAAATTGCTGAAGTGGCGATGTCGGGAACCCAACCTCAATTTGGGCAATGGTTAATACAACTAGAGTCGCCTGAATTAACAAAAGAAGCACGCGACCTTATTTTATCAGATGCTTTTTTAGGCTATATCAGTTTCGTTGAGCAAGTAAATAAATCAGGCATATCTTTACTGTATCGTGATGTGATGCAAGTATTACCATCACCAACTGATAAGTCAGTCGTGGAATTACAGCAAAATATTCAAAATAACACCTTAGGTAGCTTTGTTATTTCTTATGCACCGTCCCATCCTTATTACGCCTTAATGAAAGAGGAAGTGCGAAAGCAGTTACATAGTTCAGTTGTTTGGCCAGAAATGAAAGGAACAACATCATTAAAGCCAAATCAATCATCACAAGAAGTTGTACCGCTGAGACAGATTTTACGTAATTTAAAATTAATTCCTGAGTTGGCAGCGAATGAGCAGGAAATTGTGACAACCGTTTATGATGCGCCTTTAGTTGCGGCTGTTAAATTATTTCAAACTGCTCATGGATTAGAGCCCGATGGTGTTATTGGGCGACAAACGCGAGTGTGGTTAAATATAACACCAGCACAGCGCGCTAGCATTATGGCATTAAATATTCAACGTCTTCGCCTGACGCCAGCCATTGGTGATACTGGAATTTGGGTTAATATTCCTGATTTCTCGCTCTATTTTTATGCCAATAACGAGCTTATTCTCGACTCAAAAGTCATTGTCGGTCGCCCAGATAGAAAAACACCGATTATGAGTAGTGCACTAAATAATGTTGTGGTTAACCCACCTTGGAATGTGCCAACAAGCATGACTCGTAAAGATATTGTACCTAGAGGTAAAGCAGATCCTAGTTACTTTAGTCGTAAGGGATATACCATTTATTCAGGGTGGGGGAATGATGCTTATCCTATTAACCCTTACGATATTGATTGGCAAAATATGAGTGCTAATAACTTCCCTTACCGAATTTGGCAGGCTCCGGGACCAACAAACTCATTAGGCCGTTATAAATTTAATATGCCAAATTCAGATGCGATATATCTGCATGACACACCAAATCATTCACTGTTTTCAAAAAATATGAGGGCAATTAGTTCAGGCTGTATTCGTGTTAATAAAGCCTCTGAACTTGCTTCAATTTTATTGGGCGATGCGGGATGGAAACAAGATAGAATTGATGCGGCACTAAAACGTGGTTCAACACAATATGCGCCAATTCCTGAACGTATTCCGGTTTATTTATATTATCAAACAGCATGGGTGGCTCAGGAAAATGCACCTCAATATCGTGCAGATATTTATGGTTATGACAAAGTCACGACTAATGCACAACCTTATTTAGAGAATATTAAGAAATACTTGTAATATAAATAAATATAAATTGAATAAAGGGTAGCTAATTTGGCTATCCTTTATTTTTATATAAATCAATAAGATGAAATCACTCTCTTATGATTATTAATAGGGTAATTAAAAATATAATAAATTATAAAATATTTTTAAAATTTCTATTAAAAATAGAATGATAAAAATAGAATGATAAAAATGGAATTTAGTATAAATAACTAAACTTATAAAATTACTAATGGCATTAAATTGAAATGAAGTGTTATTTACAATACTATACAAACTGTAAGAAACAATTCGAGAAAAATATTGTCATAATAAAGGTTCTTCTTCCTGAAATAATTTTTTGAGTGCATATACTATGGATATTATTGATTCACATCGCCGTAAATGGCTGGGGCTTGGTATGGCCGCAGTGGGGTTAGGTTTATTACCTTCTCATGCTTTTGCTTCACTAGCGACACCTCGTCCAAAAATCCTTCGCTTTAATAATTTAAATACAGGTGAAACTATTAAAGCCGAGTTTTTTGATGGAAAACGTTATAATAAACATGAGCTTGCTAAACTAAATCATCTCTTTAGAGATTACCGTCAAAACAAAATCAAAACGATTGATCCTGCACTGTTTGACCAAATCTACTTATTGCAAGTGATGCTTAATAACAATAAACCCGTTGAGCTTATTTCAGGTTATCGTTCTTTAGTGACAAATAATAATCTACGTCATAGTAGTAGCGGAGTGGCAAAGAAGAGCTATCACACGCGTGGACAAGCAATGGATTTTCGTTTAGTCGGCACTGATCTTTCTAAAGTGCGTCAAGTTGCATTAAGAATGAAAGCAGGTGGTGTAGGCTATTATCCAAGAAGTAATTTTGTGCATATTGATACAGGACCTGTCCGCTCATGGTAATCTATTGAGAATTAGATAATAAAGAGTGGAGTGATTCATGATGTATCACATTGTACCTGTGACAAACTATATGCAAAATTGCACCCTTATTTGGTGTGATGAAACGAAGGAAGCAGCAATTGTTGATCCCGGTGGTGATGTTGAAACGTTAATTGCAGAAATAGAAGAACGCCAATTAACATTGACCAAAGTATTATTAACACACGGACACTTTGATCATATTGCAGGCACCTCACAAATTGTTGAGCACTTCAATGTCCCTGTTTACGGTCCTCATAAAGATGATAATTTCTTATTAGAAGAATTAGAACAACAGTGCCGTATGTTTAATTTTCCTTGCGGAAAATCATTTACACCAGATAGTTGGTTAAATGAAGGTGATACCGTCACGATAGGTAAAACAATTTCGTTATCTGTCTTACATTGCCCTGGTCATACTCCAGGACATGTTATTTTTGTTAATCATCAGAATAAACTCATCTCTATGGGAGATGTGTTATTCAAAGAAAGCATTGGTCGTACTGATTTCCCTCGTGGAAACCATGCCGATCTTATTGCTTCAATCAAAAATAAAGTATTACCTTTAGGCGATGATTATCTGTTTATTCCGGGACATGGTCCTATGTCTAATTTAGGGCATGAACGCCGATATAATCCTTTTTTACAAGATGAAATGCCAATCTGGTAATACTATAATATCCATTAATTAACGCAAAGCTCTTTATTATAAAGGGCTTTTTTTATGAATAAAAAAGTGTGGTTTATTTTTCTTTTATATCAATAAAAATGCCATGTTATTTAATAACATGGCATTTATCTTAATTACCCTTTAGAAGGCAATTAGAGTACAGCAACAATGGCTTCGCACAGTGGAACCATATTCTCAAGGGTTAAACCTGCAACGTTAATACGACCTGAACCCACGATATAAATACCATATTCAGCACGTAAACGCTCAACTTGCTCTTTATTTAAACCACTAAATGAGAACATACCATTTTGGTCGATAATAAAGCTAAAGTCTTGTTTAGCGCCTTTTTCTTGTAGTGTAGTCACTAACAATTGACGCATACGCTGAATACGTTCGCGCATGGTTGTGAGTTCTTCAATCCACTCTTCTTTTAACTCTGGGTTAGAAAGAATAGTCGTTACCACTGAAGCGCCATGCGCTGGTGGGTTAGAGTAGTTAGCACGAATAATGGCTTTTGCTTGGCTAAAGGCTTTTT is from Proteus columbae and encodes:
- the mukB gene encoding chromosome partition protein MukB, which translates into the protein MIERGKFRSLTLINWNGFFARTFDLDELVTTLSGGNGAGKSTTMAAFITAMIPDLTLLHFRNTTEAGSTSGSRDKGLYGKLRPGVCYAVLDVINSRHLRAVVGVRLQQIAGRDKKVDIKPFMIQGLPMAENPTEILTQAVADRQARVLPLNELKEKVEAIDGVVFRQFNSITDFHAVMFDLGVIPKRLRSASDRAKFYRLIEASLYGGISSAITRSLRDYLLPENSGVRKAFQDMEGALRENRMTLEAIRVTQSDRDLFKHLITEATSYVAADYMRHANERRVHLDEALTVRRELWSQRKSINNEAYRFVEMGKELEEQQALSSDLEADYQAASDRLNLVQNAVRQQEKIDRYVADVEEITFRLEEQSEVVEEAASKKEELEARVESAEEEVDELKNQLADYQQALDVQQTRAIQYRQAVQALERAKAQCDIADLDEKNADQWAERIQAKIQTITHSLLSMEQKLNVSEAAKTQFDQAYKLVSSIVGEVERQNAWDAAKTALREWSSHRHQADRVHPIRMQLAELEQRLHQRNSAERQLEEFNKHHGKSMEPDDLLILQDELEAKIEELSDYVNESGEHRMQMRQELDQLKQQIEKLKKQAPAWLAAQDALTQLCEQTRQSFETGHQVTEYMQQLLEKEREATVLRDETATRKQQIEAQIERLSQPSGAEDGRLITLAERFNGVLLSEIYDDITLDDAPYFSALYGPARHAIVVQDLSLIQEQLETLEDCPEDLYFIEGDPQSFDDSVFNAQEMDKAVLIKSTDRQWRYSRYPEIPLFGRAARENQLEILSRQRDELSELYATQAFDVQKIQRAHHAFSQFVGQHISVAFEADPEENIRQLNQRRNELERALAQYEESTQQQRQHYARTKESLNLLNKLIPQVNILMDETLIDRVEELREELYVAEESMRYLQRHEKALAALEPIASILQSDPQAHEQLAQDYEQAKAEQQRYQQQAFLLVEVVQRRPHFSYSDAVEIVSENSDLNEKLRHRLEMAETERATARELYRQQQAQCAQFNQVLASLKSSFDTKSELLRELEQEMRDTGIQIDVGAETRAKELRDQRYSAVSANRTRISQLERDIALSEAERDNLTKKIRKLERDYVQIREHVVSAKAGWCAVMRLVKENGMERRLHRRDFAYLSADELRSMSDKALGALRQAVADNEYLRDALRRSEDAKYPDRKVQFFIAVYQHLRERIRQDIIKTDDPVDAIEQMEIELARLTEELTSREQKLAISSRSVANIIRKTIQREQNRIRMLNQGLQAVSFGQVRGVRLNVNIRESHQVLLDVLSEEDNQYQDLFKNQNLTFSEAMAKLYQRLNPQVDIGQRMPQTVGEELLDYRNYLEMDVEVNRGPEGWLKAESGALSTGEAIGTGMSILVMVVQSWEEESRRLRGKDISPCRLLFLDEAARLDAKSIATLFELCDRLDMQLIIAAPENISPEKGTTYKLVRKVFNGTEHVHVVGLKGFGQQAEKDKIGSSNVAEITE
- the aphA gene encoding acid phosphatase AphA translates to MRKVTLAFSAIALALSLNGAAMAKVHLPEVVSPGVTVAQLAQQQPIHWVSVADIEKSLAGQAPMAVGFDIDDTVLFSSPGFYRGKLEYSPNDFSYLKNPEFWNKMNNEWDKFSMPKQVGIDLVQMHLKRGDTVYFITGRTQTKTETVTKYVQEGLNIPADKMQPVIFAGDQPGANNKVSWMRDHKLKIYYGDADADIAAADELNIRGIRILRAANSSYQPLPKAGQFGEEVVINSEY
- the ldtD gene encoding L,D-transpeptidase, with protein sequence MAHQPIKRAIAYSVVIGTLLSGHYAIATETESVTLSTPETENATLVPVTSEVMPAPAIVVMKVPQLTELAVRTKLQSWSSTGYKPLYLNQLVKVYQASDLALIWQDEKTVQQLQQQIAEVAMSGTQPQFGQWLIQLESPELTKEARDLILSDAFLGYISFVEQVNKSGISLLYRDVMQVLPSPTDKSVVELQQNIQNNTLGSFVISYAPSHPYYALMKEEVRKQLHSSVVWPEMKGTTSLKPNQSSQEVVPLRQILRNLKLIPELAANEQEIVTTVYDAPLVAAVKLFQTAHGLEPDGVIGRQTRVWLNITPAQRASIMALNIQRLRLTPAIGDTGIWVNIPDFSLYFYANNELILDSKVIVGRPDRKTPIMSSALNNVVVNPPWNVPTSMTRKDIVPRGKADPSYFSRKGYTIYSGWGNDAYPINPYDIDWQNMSANNFPYRIWQAPGPTNSLGRYKFNMPNSDAIYLHDTPNHSLFSKNMRAISSGCIRVNKASELASILLGDAGWKQDRIDAALKRGSTQYAPIPERIPVYLYYQTAWVAQENAPQYRADIYGYDKVTTNAQPYLENIKKYL
- a CDS encoding YcbK family protein: MDIIDSHRRKWLGLGMAAVGLGLLPSHAFASLATPRPKILRFNNLNTGETIKAEFFDGKRYNKHELAKLNHLFRDYRQNKIKTIDPALFDQIYLLQVMLNNNKPVELISGYRSLVTNNNLRHSSSGVAKKSYHTRGQAMDFRLVGTDLSKVRQVALRMKAGGVGYYPRSNFVHIDTGPVRSW
- a CDS encoding MBL fold metallo-hydrolase translates to MMYHIVPVTNYMQNCTLIWCDETKEAAIVDPGGDVETLIAEIEERQLTLTKVLLTHGHFDHIAGTSQIVEHFNVPVYGPHKDDNFLLEELEQQCRMFNFPCGKSFTPDSWLNEGDTVTIGKTISLSVLHCPGHTPGHVIFVNHQNKLISMGDVLFKESIGRTDFPRGNHADLIASIKNKVLPLGDDYLFIPGHGPMSNLGHERRYNPFLQDEMPIW